Proteins encoded in a region of the Phoenix dactylifera cultivar Barhee BC4 chromosome 3, palm_55x_up_171113_PBpolish2nd_filt_p, whole genome shotgun sequence genome:
- the LOC103709544 gene encoding probable 2-oxoglutarate-dependent dioxygenase At3g111800 isoform X1, which translates to MDCLQDWPEPIVRVQSLSDSGATAIPDRYIKPPSDRPSSAPCANLGIPVIDLASLASGGTADCAAVVQAVSDACRDWGFFQVVNHGVDLALMRRMREVWRGFFHLPMEVKQAYANSPKTYEGYGSRLGIEKGAILDWGDYYFLHVLPPSLKSHDKWPALPPPLSREITDEYSQELIKLCERVMKVLSSGLGLDENFLQKAFGGDDVGVCMRVNFYPKCPQPDLTLGLSSHSDPGGITVLLADDRVKGLQVRRGDGWVTVRPIADAFIINVGDQIQVLSNATYRSVEHRVVVNSDSERISFAFFYNPKSDLSIGPAPILVTPDRPALYQPMTFDEYRLYIRKKGPRGKSQVESLKAI; encoded by the exons ATGGATTGCCTCCAAGACTGGCCCGAACCAATCGTCCGCGTCCAGTCCCTTTCGGACAGCGGCGCCACCGCGATCCCCGACAGGTACATAAAGCCGCCCTCCGACCGTCCTTCTTCGGCCCCATGCGCCAACCTCGGCATCCCGGTCATCGACCTCGCTTCGCTCGCCAGCGGTGGCACCGCCGACTGCGCGGCCGTCGTTCAGGCCGTATCCGACGCGTGCCGGGACTGGGGATTCTTCCAGGTGGTGAATCATGGCGTGGACCTAGCGCTGATGAGAAGGATGAGGGAAGTGTGGCGGGGGTTCTTCCATTTACCCATGGAGGTGAAGCAGGCGTATGCCAATTCCCCGAAGACCTACGAGGGCTACGGCAGCCGGCTCGGGATCGAGAAGGGCGCCATTCTTGACTGGGGCGACTACTACTTCCTCCACGTCCTCCCCCCCTCCCTAAAAAGCCATGACAAATGGCCTGccctccctcctcccttgaG CAGGGAGATCACCGACGAGTACAGCCAAGAATTGATAAAGCTGTGCGAAAGAGTGATGAAGGTGCTGTCGTCAGGCCTGGGACTGGACGAGAATTTCCTGCAGAAGGCGTTCGGCGGGGACGACGTCGGTGTTTGTATGAGGGTCAATTTCTACCCCAAGTGCCCCCAGCCGGACCTCACGCTCGGCCTTTCCTCGCATTCGGATCCCGGCGGCATAACCGTGCTCCTGGCCGACGACCGCGTCAAGGGCCTTCAGGTTCGTCGAGGCGATGGCTGGGTCACCGTTCGGCCGATTGCCGACGCCTTTATCATCAACGTCGGCGATCAAATTCAG GTGCTGAGCAACGCGACGTATAGAAGCGTGGAGCATAGAGTGGTGGTGAATTCGGATTCGGAGCGGATATCTTTTGCCTTCTTCTACAACCCAAAAAGCGATCTGTCCATAGGACCAGCCCCAATACTGGTGACACCTGATCGCCCTGCACTCTACCAACCGATGACCTTCGACGAGTACCGCCTCTACATCAGGAAGAAGGGACCTCGTGGAAAATCCCAAGTAGAATCGCTCAAGGCCATCTAA
- the LOC103709544 gene encoding probable 2-oxoglutarate-dependent dioxygenase At3g111800 isoform X2, producing the protein MDCLQDWPEPIVRVQSLSDSGATAIPDRYIKPPSDRPSSAPCANLGIPVIDLASLASGGTADCAAVVQAVSDACRDWGFFQVVNHGVDLALMRRMREVWRGFFHLPMEVKQAYANSPKTYEGYGSRLGIEKGAILDWGDYYFLHVLPPSLKSHDKWPALPPPLREITDEYSQELIKLCERVMKVLSSGLGLDENFLQKAFGGDDVGVCMRVNFYPKCPQPDLTLGLSSHSDPGGITVLLADDRVKGLQVRRGDGWVTVRPIADAFIINVGDQIQVLSNATYRSVEHRVVVNSDSERISFAFFYNPKSDLSIGPAPILVTPDRPALYQPMTFDEYRLYIRKKGPRGKSQVESLKAI; encoded by the exons ATGGATTGCCTCCAAGACTGGCCCGAACCAATCGTCCGCGTCCAGTCCCTTTCGGACAGCGGCGCCACCGCGATCCCCGACAGGTACATAAAGCCGCCCTCCGACCGTCCTTCTTCGGCCCCATGCGCCAACCTCGGCATCCCGGTCATCGACCTCGCTTCGCTCGCCAGCGGTGGCACCGCCGACTGCGCGGCCGTCGTTCAGGCCGTATCCGACGCGTGCCGGGACTGGGGATTCTTCCAGGTGGTGAATCATGGCGTGGACCTAGCGCTGATGAGAAGGATGAGGGAAGTGTGGCGGGGGTTCTTCCATTTACCCATGGAGGTGAAGCAGGCGTATGCCAATTCCCCGAAGACCTACGAGGGCTACGGCAGCCGGCTCGGGATCGAGAAGGGCGCCATTCTTGACTGGGGCGACTACTACTTCCTCCACGTCCTCCCCCCCTCCCTAAAAAGCCATGACAAATGGCCTGccctccctcctcccttgaG GGAGATCACCGACGAGTACAGCCAAGAATTGATAAAGCTGTGCGAAAGAGTGATGAAGGTGCTGTCGTCAGGCCTGGGACTGGACGAGAATTTCCTGCAGAAGGCGTTCGGCGGGGACGACGTCGGTGTTTGTATGAGGGTCAATTTCTACCCCAAGTGCCCCCAGCCGGACCTCACGCTCGGCCTTTCCTCGCATTCGGATCCCGGCGGCATAACCGTGCTCCTGGCCGACGACCGCGTCAAGGGCCTTCAGGTTCGTCGAGGCGATGGCTGGGTCACCGTTCGGCCGATTGCCGACGCCTTTATCATCAACGTCGGCGATCAAATTCAG GTGCTGAGCAACGCGACGTATAGAAGCGTGGAGCATAGAGTGGTGGTGAATTCGGATTCGGAGCGGATATCTTTTGCCTTCTTCTACAACCCAAAAAGCGATCTGTCCATAGGACCAGCCCCAATACTGGTGACACCTGATCGCCCTGCACTCTACCAACCGATGACCTTCGACGAGTACCGCCTCTACATCAGGAAGAAGGGACCTCGTGGAAAATCCCAAGTAGAATCGCTCAAGGCCATCTAA